From the genome of Paenarthrobacter sp. A20, one region includes:
- a CDS encoding YfbU family protein produces MDKTMTLRLDDKVHTELTAIARAQGTNLSDLARRTLANLLVQSSTGSEEARAGQAPIPSSLTTVERHQLALLHRILARLDGEADNGGAAEELARAAILENGFAEQYDDVFVAIETEMSRRDTGLVMDVLDMFRSLEWSYERLSLPARNELGAGVEKTVRFRGFDLNHRRESRLLTFARHLIEQGKWESLAKYFDKDHGRGNSHHPMVGMYERMLEEFNPIWHDMIRRGTRDSFELTAAEIRRIADAAVRPANS; encoded by the coding sequence GTGGACAAGACAATGACCCTGCGTTTGGATGACAAAGTTCATACCGAACTGACCGCAATTGCTCGAGCTCAGGGCACAAATCTTAGCGACTTGGCGCGGCGCACCCTCGCTAATCTTCTGGTCCAGAGCAGCACCGGAAGCGAAGAGGCTCGAGCAGGCCAGGCCCCAATCCCATCTTCCCTGACCACGGTAGAACGGCATCAACTAGCTTTACTGCACCGAATCCTCGCCCGGCTCGACGGTGAAGCGGATAACGGGGGGGCAGCTGAAGAGCTGGCACGAGCTGCCATTCTGGAGAACGGCTTCGCTGAACAATACGACGACGTTTTTGTAGCTATAGAGACGGAAATGTCGCGCCGTGACACGGGATTGGTTATGGACGTACTCGATATGTTCCGATCACTTGAGTGGTCCTACGAGCGCCTCAGCTTGCCGGCTCGTAATGAGCTTGGCGCTGGGGTTGAGAAGACAGTGCGGTTCCGAGGATTCGATCTAAATCATCGTCGAGAAAGTCGACTTCTCACCTTCGCTCGGCACCTTATAGAACAAGGCAAATGGGAGAGCCTGGCGAAGTACTTCGATAAAGACCATGGCAGGGGCAACTCACATCACCCGATGGTGGGGATGTACGAGCGCATGCTCGAGGAGTTCAACCCCATCTGGCACGACATGATCCGAAGAGGTACTCGTGATTCCTTTGAGCTGACAGCAGCTGAAATTCGTAGGATTGCTGACGCAGCTGTGCGTCCTGCCAACAGCTAA
- a CDS encoding recombinase family protein produces MARLGYARVSLADQNTDLQIRELEEAGCERIYKDQGISGTRVSRPELDRMLDRLGPGDEVVVWKLDRLGRNTRHLLELLDDFKARGIRFCSLRDGIATDPASEVGGAMAQAMVTIISAFAQLERDQLSERTKAGMAAAAANGRKAGRREITTDHEKVKRAHELKARGLKPSDIGKIIGASRATVYRYLGMDS; encoded by the coding sequence ATGGCACGCCTCGGATACGCCCGCGTCAGTCTGGCTGACCAGAACACCGATCTGCAGATCCGTGAACTGGAAGAGGCTGGGTGCGAACGAATCTATAAAGACCAGGGGATCAGCGGGACCAGGGTAAGCCGTCCAGAGTTGGACCGGATGCTGGACCGTCTCGGTCCAGGGGATGAGGTCGTGGTGTGGAAGCTGGACCGTTTGGGCCGCAACACTAGACACTTGCTCGAGCTCTTAGATGACTTCAAGGCGCGAGGCATCAGGTTCTGTTCCCTAAGGGACGGCATCGCCACCGACCCCGCCAGCGAGGTCGGGGGAGCGATGGCCCAGGCGATGGTCACCATCATTTCCGCGTTTGCCCAGCTGGAACGAGACCAGCTTTCCGAACGCACCAAAGCCGGCATGGCGGCAGCAGCTGCAAACGGAAGGAAAGCAGGGCGCCGGGAGATCACCACAGACCACGAGAAGGTCAAGAGAGCACATGAACTGAAAGCCCGAGGCCTCAAGCCATCTGACATCGGAAAGATCATCGGAGCCAGCCGCGCGACCGTCTATCGGTACTTAGGCATGGACTCCTGA